In Phycisphaerae bacterium, one genomic interval encodes:
- a CDS encoding cysteine desulfurase: MIYLDYNASTPLDPQVRDAMLPWLGEHYGNPSSAHAAGRPLRRAVDDARRQLAAMLGAEPDEIVFTSGGTEANNHVIKGVAHALRDRGKHIIISAVEHPAVSNPCHYLEQLGYEITVVPVDAHGLVDPQTIAGEVRGTTILISVMHANNEVGTIQNIAEIAAIAREGEVLMHTDAAQSCGKIPTDVSELGVDFLSVAGHKLYAPPGIGALYIRRGIQIEPLHHGAGHEGGRRAGTEPVANIVALGTAADLAIDRLDEADRLRSLRDNLFDLLRAALGDDVVLLGHPEHRLPNTLAVGFRDCYGADVLARCPELCASTGAACHAGAQSHSDVLTAMNVPPDVSCGMVRLSVGSPTTDSEIEAAAQMLIAAVTQLHEGTRVKR; this comes from the coding sequence ATGATCTACCTCGACTACAACGCCTCCACCCCGCTCGACCCCCAGGTCCGCGATGCCATGCTTCCCTGGCTCGGTGAGCACTACGGCAACCCCTCCTCCGCCCACGCCGCCGGCCGACCCCTCCGCCGCGCCGTCGACGACGCCCGCCGCCAGCTCGCCGCCATGCTTGGCGCCGAGCCCGACGAAATCGTCTTCACCTCCGGCGGCACCGAGGCCAACAACCACGTCATCAAGGGCGTCGCCCACGCCCTCCGCGACCGCGGCAAGCACATCATCATCTCCGCCGTCGAGCACCCCGCGGTGTCAAACCCGTGTCACTATCTGGAGCAGCTCGGCTACGAGATCACCGTCGTCCCCGTCGACGCCCACGGCCTCGTCGATCCCCAGACCATCGCCGGCGAGGTCCGCGGCACGACCATTCTCATCTCCGTCATGCACGCCAACAACGAGGTAGGCACGATCCAGAACATCGCCGAGATCGCCGCCATCGCCCGCGAAGGCGAGGTCCTCATGCACACCGACGCCGCCCAGTCCTGCGGCAAGATTCCCACCGACGTAAGCGAACTCGGCGTCGACTTCCTCTCCGTCGCCGGACACAAGCTCTACGCCCCGCCCGGCATCGGCGCCCTCTACATCCGCCGCGGCATCCAGATCGAACCCCTCCACCACGGCGCCGGACACGAAGGCGGCCGGCGCGCCGGAACCGAGCCCGTGGCCAACATTGTCGCCCTCGGGACCGCCGCCGATCTCGCCATCGACCGCCTCGACGAAGCCGACCGCCTGCGCTCGCTGCGCGACAACCTGTTCGATCTCCTTCGCGCCGCCTTGGGCGATGACGTCGTCCTGCTCGGCCATCCCGAGCACCGCCTGCCGAATACGCTGGCCGTCGGATTCCGCGATTGCTACGGCGCGGACGTGCTCGCTCGCTGCCCGGAGTTGTGCGCCAGCACCGGTGCGGCCTGCCACGCCGGCGCCCAATCCCACTCCGACGTGCTCACCGCCATGAACGTCCCGCCGGACGTCTCCTGCGGCATGGTCCGCCTGAGCGTGGGCTCCCCGACCACGGATTCCGAAATCGAAGCGGCTGCGCAAATGCTCATCGCGGCCGTGACGCAACTGCACGAGGGGACAAGGGTAAAGAGATGA